The following are from one region of the Escherichia sp. E4742 genome:
- the rlhA gene encoding 23S rRNA 5-hydroxycytidine C2501 synthase: protein MTVSSHRLELLSPARDAAIAREAILHGADAVYIGGPGFGARHNASNSLKDIAELVPFAHRYGAKIFVTLNTILHDDELEPAQRLITDLYQTGVDALIVQDMGILELDIPPIELHASTQCDIRTVEKAKFLSDVGFTQIVLARELNLEQIRAIHQATDATIEFFIHGALCVAYSGQCYISHSQTGRSANRGDCSQACRLPYTLKDDQGRVVSYEKHLLSMKDNDQTANLGALIDAGVRSFKIEGRYKDMSYVKNITAHYRQMLDAIIEERGDLARASSGRTEHFFVPSTEKTFHRGSTDYFVNARKGDIGAFDSPKFIGLPVGEVLKVAKDHLDVAVTEPLANGDGLNVMIKREVVGFRANTVAKTGENHYRVWPNEMPADLHKIRPHHPLNRNLDHNWQQALTKTSSERRVAVDIELGGWQEQLILTLTSEEGVSITHTLDGQFDEANNAEKALNNLKDGLAKLGQTIYYARDVQINLPGALFVPNSLLNQFRREAVEMLDAARLASYQRGSRKPVAEPAPVYPQTHLSFLANVYNHKAREFYHRYGVQLIDAAYEAHEEKGEVPVMITKHCLRFAFNLCPKQAKGNIKSWKATPMQLVNGDEVLTLKFDCRPCEMHVIGKIKNHILKMPLPGSVVASVSPDDLLKTLPKRKG from the coding sequence GTGACCGTATCTTCTCATCGTCTTGAACTGTTAAGCCCGGCACGCGATGCCGCCATTGCCCGCGAAGCTATTTTGCACGGTGCCGATGCTGTTTATATCGGCGGCCCTGGTTTTGGTGCCCGTCATAATGCCAGTAATAGTCTGAAAGATATCGCCGAACTGGTGCCATTTGCCCACCGTTATGGCGCAAAAATTTTCGTCACGCTTAACACCATTTTGCATGACGACGAACTGGAACCGGCGCAACGACTGATTACCGATCTTTACCAGACAGGCGTAGATGCGCTGATTGTTCAGGACATGGGGATTCTGGAACTTGATATTCCGCCGATTGAACTGCACGCAAGTACGCAGTGTGATATTCGTACTGTAGAGAAAGCGAAGTTCCTCTCTGACGTTGGCTTTACCCAGATTGTGCTGGCGCGTGAACTTAACCTGGAGCAGATTCGTGCGATTCATCAGGCCACGGACGCGACTATTGAGTTCTTTATTCATGGCGCATTGTGTGTGGCATATTCAGGTCAGTGCTACATTTCTCATTCACAAACGGGACGTAGCGCCAACCGTGGTGATTGCTCCCAGGCGTGCCGTTTGCCATACACGTTGAAAGACGATCAGGGGCGGGTGGTTTCCTATGAAAAACATCTGCTGTCGATGAAAGATAACGATCAGACTGCCAACCTGGGCGCGTTGATCGATGCGGGCGTGCGTTCTTTCAAGATTGAAGGGCGTTACAAAGATATGAGCTACGTGAAGAATATCACCGCCCATTATCGCCAGATGCTGGATGCCATTATTGAAGAGCGCGGCGATCTGGCTCGTGCTTCATCAGGTCGTACTGAACATTTCTTTGTGCCTTCGACAGAAAAAACCTTCCATCGTGGTAGCACAGACTACTTTGTTAACGCGCGTAAAGGTGACATTGGCGCGTTTGATTCGCCGAAATTTATCGGCCTGCCGGTGGGTGAAGTATTGAAAGTGGCGAAAGATCATCTCGATGTTGCCGTCACCGAGCCACTGGCAAATGGCGATGGCCTGAACGTAATGATTAAACGTGAAGTGGTTGGCTTTCGCGCCAATACGGTAGCGAAAACCGGAGAAAATCACTACCGCGTCTGGCCAAATGAAATGCCAGCAGATTTGCATAAAATTCGCCCACATCATCCGCTTAACCGTAACCTTGACCATAACTGGCAACAGGCACTGACCAAAACCTCCAGCGAGCGTCGGGTAGCGGTAGACATTGAACTGGGTGGCTGGCAAGAACAACTCATTCTGACGTTAACCAGCGAAGAGGGCGTTAGCATCACTCATACTCTGGATGGGCAGTTCGATGAAGCGAATAACGCCGAAAAAGCGCTGAATAACCTGAAAGATGGCCTGGCAAAACTGGGGCAAACCATCTATTACGCCCGCGATGTGCAAATTAATTTGCCGGGGGCGCTGTTTGTGCCAAACAGTCTGTTAAATCAGTTCCGCCGTGAAGCCGTCGAAATGCTGGATGCTGCACGTCTTGCCAGCTACCAGCGCGGCAGTCGTAAACCGGTTGCTGAACCTGCGCCGGTTTATCCGCAAACGCATTTGAGCTTCCTTGCTAATGTCTACAACCATAAAGCACGCGAGTTCTATCATCGCTATGGCGTACAACTGATTGATGCGGCGTATGAAGCGCATGAAGAGAAGGGCGAAGTCCCGGTGATGATCACCAAACACTGCCTGCGCTTTGCTTTCAATCTGTGTCCGAAACAGGCGAAAGGTAATATTAAAAGCTGGAAGGCAACGCCGATGCAACTGGTTAACGGTGATGAAGTACTAACGCTGAAGTTTGATTGCCGCCCGTGTGAGATGCACGTCATCGGTAAAATCAAAAATCATATTCTGAAAATGCCGTTACCGGGAAGCGTTGTCGCATCTGTAAGCCCGGATGATCTGCTGAAAACATTGCCGAAGCGGAAAGGATAA
- the tehB gene encoding tellurite resistance methyltransferase TehB, whose amino-acid sequence MIIRDENYFTDKYELTRTHSEVLDAVKVVKPGKTLDLGCGNGRNSLYLAANGYDVDAWDKNAMSIANVERIKSIEKLENLRTQVVDLNSLTFDGQYDFILSTVVLMFLEAKTIPGLIANMQRCTKPGGYNLIVAAMDTADFPCTVGFPFAFKEGELRQYYEGWEMLKYNEDVGELHRTDANGNRIKLRFATMLARKK is encoded by the coding sequence ATGATCATTCGTGATGAAAACTACTTCACTGATAAATATGAATTAACCCGCACACACTCTGAAGTTCTGGATGCGGTGAAAGTGGTTAAGCCGGGTAAAACGCTGGATCTGGGCTGTGGTAATGGCCGTAACAGCCTTTACCTGGCAGCCAATGGTTATGATGTCGACGCATGGGATAAAAATGCCATGAGCATTGCCAACGTCGAACGCATCAAATCCATTGAAAAACTGGAAAATTTGCGCACCCAGGTTGTTGATCTAAATAGCCTGACGTTTGATGGACAATACGATTTTATTCTTTCTACCGTGGTGCTGATGTTCCTGGAGGCGAAAACCATTCCTGGGCTGATTGCCAATATGCAGCGTTGCACCAAACCCGGTGGTTATAACTTGATTGTGGCAGCAATGGACACAGCTGATTTTCCATGTACCGTCGGATTCCCCTTTGCCTTTAAAGAAGGGGAGTTACGTCAATATTACGAAGGCTGGGAGATGCTGAAATACAATGAAGACGTGGGTGAACTTCACCGCACCGACGCTAACGGCAATCGTATTAAACTACGTTTCGCCACGATGCTGGCACGTAAAAAATAA
- a CDS encoding ABC transporter ATP-binding protein produces MTYAVEFDNVSRLYGDVRAVDGVSIAIKDGEFFSMLGPSGSGKTTCLRLIAGFEQLSGGAIAIFGKPASNLPPWERDVNTVFQDYALFPHMSILENVAYGLMVKGVDKKQRYAMAQEALEKVALGFVQQRKPSQLSGGQRQRVAIARALVNEPRVLLLDEPLGALDLKLREQMQLELKKLQQSLGITFIFVTHDQGEALSMSDRVAVFNNGRIEQVDSPRDLYMRPRTPFVAGFVGTSNVFDPLMAENLCGMMGSFALRPEHIRLNTPGEVQANGTIQAVQYQGATTRFELKLNSGEKLLVSQANVTGEDLPNTLTAGQQVMVSWARDVMVPLVEER; encoded by the coding sequence ATGACGTACGCAGTGGAGTTTGACAACGTCTCGCGGTTGTACGGCGACGTGCGCGCGGTAGATGGCGTCAGTATTGCGATAAAAGATGGTGAGTTCTTCTCTATGCTGGGACCGTCCGGTTCCGGCAAAACCACCTGCTTGCGCCTGATTGCTGGCTTCGAACAGCTTTCCGGCGGGGCGATTGCTATCTTCGGCAAACCGGCCAGTAATCTGCCACCGTGGGAGCGGGACGTGAATACCGTCTTCCAGGACTACGCGCTGTTTCCCCATATGTCGATTCTCGAGAATGTGGCCTACGGGCTAATGGTTAAAGGCGTGGATAAAAAGCAGCGGTACGCAATGGCGCAAGAGGCGCTGGAGAAAGTGGCGTTGGGGTTTGTACAGCAACGTAAACCGTCACAGCTTTCTGGTGGTCAGCGCCAGCGAGTCGCCATCGCCAGAGCACTGGTGAACGAACCGCGCGTGTTGTTGCTGGATGAACCCCTCGGCGCGCTGGATCTCAAATTGCGCGAGCAAATGCAGCTTGAGCTGAAAAAGCTGCAACAGTCTCTCGGTATCACTTTTATTTTCGTTACCCACGATCAGGGCGAAGCGTTATCGATGTCCGATCGTGTGGCGGTTTTCAATAATGGACGCATTGAACAGGTCGATTCCCCGCGCGATCTCTATATGCGCCCGCGCACGCCGTTTGTTGCGGGATTCGTCGGGACATCCAACGTTTTTGATCCGCTAATGGCCGAGAATCTTTGCGGCATGATGGGCAGTTTTGCCCTGCGGCCGGAACATATTCGCCTGAATACACCAGGTGAAGTGCAGGCCAATGGCACAATTCAGGCGGTGCAATATCAGGGGGCAACCACACGTTTTGAACTGAAACTGAACAGCGGTGAAAAACTGCTGGTTAGCCAGGCAAATGTAACGGGCGAAGACTTACCCAACACGCTCACGGCTGGTCAACAGGTGATGGTTTCCTGGGCGCGTGATGTGATGGTGCCACTGGTTGAGGAGAGGTGA
- the hicA gene encoding type II toxin-antitoxin system mRNA interferase toxin HicA encodes MKQSEFRRWLESQGVDVANGSNHLKLRFQGRRSVMPRHPSDEIKEPLRKAILKQLGLI; translated from the coding sequence GTGAAACAAAGCGAGTTCAGACGTTGGCTCGAATCTCAGGGCGTCGATGTGGCGAATGGCAGCAACCATTTGAAACTCAGGTTTCAGGGGCGACGTAGTGTCATGCCGCGTCACCCCAGTGACGAGATAAAAGAACCATTGCGTAAAGCAATCCTGAAACAACTCGGTTTAATTTAA
- a CDS encoding DUF3313 domain-containing protein, whose product MRTTSIAKVAALCGLLALSGCASKITQPDKYSGFLNNYSNLQETTSATGKPVLRWVDPNFDQSKYDSIVWNPITYYPVPKPSTQVGQKVLDRILSYTNTEMKEAISQRKPLVTTAGPRSLIFRGAITGVDTSKEGLQFYEVVPVALVVAGTQMATGHRTMDTRLYFEGELIDAATNKPVIKVVRQGEGKDLNNESTPMAFENIKQVIDDMATDATMFDVNKK is encoded by the coding sequence ATGCGTACCACATCAATTGCGAAAGTTGCGGCTTTATGCGGCTTGTTGGCTCTGTCAGGTTGTGCCTCTAAAATCACCCAGCCAGATAAATATTCTGGTTTTTTAAATAATTACTCCAACCTTCAAGAAACAACTTCAGCAACGGGCAAACCGGTATTACGCTGGGTTGATCCAAATTTTGATCAAAGTAAATATGACAGCATCGTCTGGAACCCAATCACCTATTATCCGGTGCCTAAACCTTCTACCCAGGTAGGGCAAAAAGTTCTGGATAGAATTTTGAGCTATACCAATACTGAAATGAAAGAAGCCATCTCACAGCGTAAACCCCTGGTTACTACCGCTGGGCCTCGTAGTCTGATTTTCCGTGGTGCTATTACTGGTGTAGATACCAGCAAAGAAGGGTTACAGTTCTATGAAGTTGTTCCTGTCGCATTAGTGGTAGCGGGGACGCAAATGGCGACGGGTCACCGTACCATGGATACCCGCCTGTACTTTGAAGGTGAGCTGATTGATGCGGCTACCAACAAACCGGTTATCAAAGTGGTTCGTCAGGGCGAAGGTAAGGACCTGAACAACGAAAGCACACCAATGGCTTTCGAAAATATTAAGCAAGTTATTGATGACATGGCGACCGACGCGACCATGTTTGACGTTAACAAAAAGTAA
- the tehA gene encoding dicarboxylate transporter/tellurite-resistance protein TehA: MQSDKVLNLPAGYFGIVLGTIGMGFAWRYASQVWQVSHWLGDGLVILAMIIWGLLTSAFITRLIRFPHSVLAEVRHPVMSSFVSLFPATTMLVAIGFVPWFRPLAVGLFSIGVVIQLAYAAWQTAGLWRGSHPEEATTPGLYLPTVANNFISAMACGALGYTDAGLVFLGAGVFSWLSLEPVILQRLRSSGELPTALRTSLGIQLAPALVACSAWLSVNGGEGDTLAKMLFGYGLLQLLFMLRLMPWYLSQPFNASFWSFSFGVSALATTGLHLGSGNDNGFFHTLAVPLFIFTNFIIALLLIRTFALLMQGKLLIRTERAVLMKAEDKE, from the coding sequence ATGCAGAGCGATAAAGTGCTCAATTTACCGGCAGGTTACTTTGGCATTGTGTTGGGGACGATAGGGATGGGATTTGCCTGGCGCTATGCCAGCCAGGTTTGGCAGGTCAGTCACTGGTTGGGCGATGGGCTGGTGATTCTGGCGATGATCATTTGGGGATTACTGACTAGCGCATTTATTACCCGACTCATACGCTTTCCGCATAGCGTGCTGGCGGAAGTGCGTCATCCAGTGATGAGCAGTTTTGTGAGTTTGTTTCCGGCAACAACGATGCTGGTGGCAATTGGTTTTGTCCCCTGGTTTCGTCCGCTGGCGGTGGGCCTGTTCAGTATTGGTGTGGTGATACAACTGGCTTATGCTGCCTGGCAAACAGCCGGTTTATGGCGCGGTTCCCATCCTGAGGAAGCTACGACACCCGGACTTTATTTACCTACTGTTGCCAACAACTTCATCAGTGCAATGGCCTGTGGAGCATTGGGCTACACCGATGCCGGTCTGGTATTTTTAGGGGCTGGTGTTTTCTCCTGGTTAAGTCTTGAGCCGGTGATCCTTCAGCGTCTGCGCAGCTCGGGAGAATTGCCCACGGCACTGCGTACATCGTTGGGTATTCAGCTTGCACCGGCGCTGGTGGCATGTAGTGCCTGGTTGAGCGTCAACGGTGGCGAGGGCGATACGCTGGCGAAAATGCTTTTCGGTTACGGTCTGCTGCAACTTCTTTTTATGTTACGCCTGATGCCGTGGTATCTCTCCCAGCCGTTTAATGCCTCATTCTGGAGTTTCTCGTTCGGCGTATCTGCACTGGCAACCACCGGTTTGCATTTAGGAAGCGGTAACGACAATGGCTTTTTCCATACCCTGGCTGTGCCGCTATTTATTTTTACCAATTTTATTATCGCATTACTGCTCATCCGTACTTTCGCGCTTCTGATGCAGGGAAAATTGTTAATCAGAACCGAGCGCGCCGTTTTAATGAAAGCTGAGGACAAAGAATGA
- the hicB gene encoding type II toxin-antitoxin system antitoxin HicB: MRYPVTLTPAPEGGYVVSFVDIPEALTQGETVVEAMEAAKDALLTAFDFYFEDNELIPLPSPLNNNDHFIEVPLSVASKVLLLNAFLQSDITQQELARRIGKPRQEVTRLFDLHHATKIDAVQLAAKALGKELSLVMV, encoded by the coding sequence ATGCGTTATCCCGTCACTCTTACACCTGCGCCGGAAGGCGGTTATGTGGTTTCTTTTGTAGATATCCCTGAAGCGTTAACGCAGGGAGAAACTGTTGTTGAAGCGATGGAAGCAGCAAAAGATGCCTTACTCACCGCATTTGATTTTTATTTTGAAGATAACGAGCTAATCCCGTTGCCTTCGCCATTAAATAACAACGATCACTTTATTGAAGTGCCTTTAAGTGTCGCTTCTAAGGTATTGCTGTTAAATGCTTTTTTGCAGTCAGATATCACCCAGCAAGAGCTGGCGAGGCGGATTGGTAAACCCAGGCAGGAGGTCACTCGCTTGTTTGATTTGCATCATGCGACAAAAATCGACGCCGTCCAGCTTGCGGCTAAAGCCCTGGGCAAAGAGTTATCGCTGGTAATGGTTTAA
- a CDS encoding helix-turn-helix domain-containing protein gives MENLARFLSTTLKHLRQQRGWSLSRLAEATGVSKAMLGQIERNESSPTVATLWKIATGMNVPFSTFISPPQTATPSVYDPQQQAMVITSLFPYDPQLCFEHFSILMAPGAISESTPHEKGVIEHVVVIDGQLDLCVGGEWRSLKSGEGERFAADVAHAYCNRGEQTVHFHSIIHYPRS, from the coding sequence ATGGAAAATCTCGCTCGCTTTTTATCCACTACGCTTAAACATCTTCGTCAGCAGCGAGGCTGGAGTCTTTCGCGACTGGCAGAAGCGACGGGCGTTTCAAAAGCGATGTTAGGGCAGATTGAACGTAATGAATCCAGCCCGACGGTCGCAACATTATGGAAAATAGCTACCGGAATGAACGTACCGTTTTCGACGTTTATTTCGCCGCCGCAGACCGCTACGCCATCCGTTTATGATCCACAACAGCAGGCAATGGTGATCACTTCTTTATTTCCTTATGATCCGCAACTCTGCTTTGAACATTTCTCGATCCTGATGGCCCCCGGTGCAATAAGCGAATCGACGCCGCACGAAAAGGGCGTTATCGAGCATGTTGTCGTCATTGATGGGCAGCTTGACCTGTGCGTTGGTGGTGAGTGGCGAAGCCTTAAAAGTGGCGAAGGTGAACGCTTTGCCGCAGATGTTGCCCATGCCTATTGCAACCGTGGCGAGCAAACCGTGCATTTTCATTCCATTATCCATTACCCGCGTAGTTGA
- a CDS encoding aminotransferase-like domain-containing protein, which translates to MKKYQQLAELLREQIASGIWQPGDRLPSLREQVALSGMSFMTVGHAYQLLESQGYVIARPQSGYYVALRTVKSPQAPAIPVTRDETVDINTYIFDMLQASRDPSVVPFASAFPDPHLFPLQQLNRSLAQVSKTATAMSVIENLPPGNAELRQAIARRYALQGITISPDEIVITAGALEALNLSLQAVTEPGDWVIVENPCFYGALQALERLRLKALSVATDVKEGIDLQALELALQEYPVKACWLMTNSQNPLGFTLTPQKKARLVELLSQYNVMLIEDDVYSELYFGREKPLPAKAWDRHDGVLLCSSFSKCLVPGFRIGWVAAGKHARKIQRLQLMSTLSTSSPMQLALVDYLSTRRYDAHLRRLRRQLAERKQRAWQALLRYLPAEVKIHHNDSGYFLWLELPEPLDAGELSVQALAHHISIAPGKMFSTGESWSRFFRFNTAWQWGEREEQAVKQLGHLIKEYLK; encoded by the coding sequence ATGAAAAAATACCAGCAGCTCGCAGAACTATTACGTGAGCAAATTGCGTCAGGCATCTGGCAACCCGGCGATCGCCTGCCTTCTCTACGTGAACAGGTTGCGCTTTCTGGCATGAGCTTTATGACTGTCGGTCATGCTTATCAGTTGCTCGAAAGTCAGGGGTATGTTATTGCGCGGCCGCAGTCAGGTTATTACGTTGCGCTGCGCACGGTGAAATCACCGCAGGCACCTGCTATTCCGGTAACGCGTGATGAAACGGTCGATATTAACACCTATATTTTTGACATGTTGCAGGCCAGTCGCGATCCGTCGGTAGTACCGTTTGCTTCAGCCTTTCCTGATCCGCACCTGTTTCCGCTACAGCAACTGAACCGCTCACTGGCGCAGGTGAGTAAAACCGCCACGGCGATGAGCGTGATTGAAAACTTGCCGCCAGGGAATGCAGAACTGCGTCAGGCTATTGCTCGTCGCTATGCCTTACAGGGCATTACCATTTCACCCGATGAAATCGTAATCACCGCCGGGGCGTTAGAGGCATTAAACCTCAGTTTGCAAGCGGTCACTGAACCGGGCGATTGGGTGATAGTAGAGAATCCTTGTTTCTATGGCGCGTTGCAGGCGCTGGAGCGGCTACGGCTGAAGGCGTTATCGGTGGCGACGGACGTTAAAGAAGGGATAGATCTTCAGGCGTTGGAACTGGCGTTGCAGGAGTATCCGGTGAAAGCTTGCTGGTTAATGACCAATAGCCAGAATCCGCTCGGTTTTACTTTAACGCCACAGAAAAAAGCGCGGCTGGTAGAACTCCTTAGTCAGTACAACGTGATGCTGATTGAAGATGACGTCTACAGCGAACTTTACTTCGGACGGGAAAAACCGCTACCCGCGAAAGCGTGGGATCGTCACGATGGTGTACTGCTTTGCTCATCATTTTCTAAATGTCTGGTGCCAGGTTTTCGCATTGGTTGGGTCGCTGCAGGAAAACATGCTCGCAAAATCCAGCGATTGCAGTTGATGAGCACGCTTTCCACAAGTTCACCAATGCAGCTTGCACTGGTGGATTACCTTTCTACTCGTCGTTACGATGCCCATCTTCGTCGTCTACGTCGCCAGCTTGCGGAACGTAAACAACGTGCCTGGCAGGCGCTGCTGCGTTATCTGCCTGCGGAAGTGAAAATTCATCATAATGACAGCGGTTATTTTCTCTGGCTGGAGCTTCCCGAACCGTTAGATGCGGGCGAATTAAGTGTTCAGGCATTGGCGCATCACATCAGTATTGCGCCGGGTAAAATGTTTTCTACTGGCGAAAGTTGGTCACGTTTTTTCCGTTTTAATACTGCATGGCAGTGGGGCGAGCGCGAAGAACAGGCGGTTAAACAATTAGGTCACCTTATTAAAGAATACCTGAAATAG
- the ydcS gene encoding putative ABC transporter substrate-binding protein YdcS: MSKTFARSSLCALTMTLMTAHAAEQPTNLDKPEGRLDIIAWPGYIERGQTDKQYDWVTQFEKETGCAVNVKTAATSDEMVSLMTKGGYDLVTASGDASLRLIMGKRVQPINTALIPNWKTLDPRVVKGDWFNVGGKVYGTPYQWGPNLLMYNTKTFPTPPDSWQVVFVEQNLPDGQSNKGRVQAYDGPIYIADAALFVKATQPQLGISDPYQLTEQQYQAVLKVLRDQHGLIHRYWHDTSVQMSDFKNEGVVASSAWPYQANALKGEGQPIATVFPKEGVTGWADTTMLHSEAKHPVCAYKWMNWSLTPKVQGDVAAWFGSLPVVPEGCKASPLLGDKGCETNGFNYFDKIAFWKTPIAEGGKFVPYSRWTQDYIAIMGGR, translated from the coding sequence ATGAGCAAGACATTTGCCCGCAGCAGCCTGTGTGCGCTTACCATGACATTAATGACCGCCCACGCCGCCGAACAGCCTACCAATTTAGATAAACCGGAAGGAAGACTGGATATTATCGCCTGGCCGGGATACATCGAACGCGGACAAACCGATAAACAATACGACTGGGTGACGCAATTTGAAAAAGAAACAGGTTGCGCGGTCAATGTGAAAACTGCGGCGACTTCCGATGAAATGGTCAGCCTGATGACCAAAGGAGGTTACGATCTGGTCACGGCGTCCGGCGATGCCTCGCTGCGTTTGATTATGGGTAAACGCGTACAGCCGATTAATACTGCATTGATTCCCAACTGGAAAACGCTCGATCCGCGCGTGGTTAAAGGCGACTGGTTTAACGTGGGCGGCAAAGTCTATGGCACGCCATATCAATGGGGGCCGAACCTGTTGATGTACAACACCAAAACCTTCCCGACACCACCAGATAGCTGGCAAGTGGTTTTTGTTGAGCAGAATCTACCGGACGGTCAGAGTAATAAAGGTCGCGTACAGGCTTATGACGGCCCTATCTACATTGCGGATGCTGCGCTGTTCGTCAAAGCGACTCAGCCGCAGTTGGGTATCTCCGATCCATACCAACTCACCGAACAACAATATCAGGCGGTACTGAAAGTGCTGCGCGATCAACATGGCTTGATCCATCGCTACTGGCATGACACCAGCGTGCAAATGAGCGATTTTAAGAACGAGGGCGTGGTGGCCTCCAGCGCCTGGCCGTATCAGGCCAACGCGTTGAAAGGCGAAGGCCAACCGATCGCCACCGTCTTCCCGAAAGAGGGCGTTACCGGTTGGGCTGACACCACCATGTTACATAGCGAAGCGAAACATCCGGTTTGTGCCTACAAATGGATGAATTGGTCATTAACGCCGAAGGTGCAGGGCGATGTAGCGGCCTGGTTTGGTTCGCTGCCGGTAGTACCGGAAGGCTGCAAAGCCAGTCCGTTGCTGGGCGATAAAGGCTGTGAAACCAACGGCTTTAACTATTTCGATAAAATTGCCTTCTGGAAAACGCCTATAGCCGAAGGGGGCAAGTTTGTTCCCTACAGTCGCTGGACGCAGGATTACATTGCCATTATGGGCGGTCGCTAA
- a CDS encoding YncJ family protein, with translation MFTKALSVVLLTCALFSGQLMAGHKGHEFLWVKNVDHQLRHEADSDELRAVAEESAEGLREHYYWQKSRKPETGQR, from the coding sequence ATGTTTACGAAAGCGTTATCGGTTGTCTTATTAACGTGTGCGCTGTTCTCAGGACAGCTCATGGCGGGACACAAAGGACATGAATTTTTGTGGGTGAAGAATGTGGATCATCAACTACGTCATGAGGCAGACAGCGATGAATTGCGTGCTGTAGCGGAAGAGTCGGCGGAAGGTTTGCGCGAGCATTATTACTGGCAAAAATCACGCAAACCAGAAACGGGACAACGTTGA
- the ydcO gene encoding BenE family transporter YdcO codes for MLRCLYAITHEVTMRLFSIPPPTLLAGFLAVLIGYASSAAIIWQAAIVAGATTEQISGWMTALGLAMGVSTLALTLWYRVPVLTAWSTPGAALLVTGLQGLTLNQAIGVFIVTNALIVLCGVTGLFARLMRIIPHSLAAAMLAGILLRFGLQAFASLDGQFMLCGSMLLAWLATKAFAPRYAVITAMIVGIVVVIAQGDVVIKDIVFKPVLPAYLVPEFSFAHSLSVALPLFLVTMASQNAPGIAAMKAAGYSAPVSPLIVFTGLLALLFSPFGVYSVGIAAITAAICQSPEAHPDKDQRWLAAAAAGAFYLLAGLFGSAITGMMAALPVSWIQMLAGLALLSTIGGSLYQALHNERERDAAVVAFLVTASGLTLVGIGSAFWGLIAGGVCYVVLNLIADRNR; via the coding sequence ATGCTACGGTGCCTGTACGCTATAACGCACGAGGTAACTATGCGTCTGTTTTCCATTCCTCCTCCCACACTGCTTGCAGGGTTTCTTGCGGTCCTGATTGGCTATGCCAGCTCTGCGGCAATAATCTGGCAAGCGGCGATCGTCGCTGGAGCCACCACAGAGCAAATTTCCGGATGGATGACGGCGCTGGGACTGGCGATGGGCGTCAGTACTCTTGCCCTGACATTATGGTATCGCGTGCCTGTTCTTACTGCATGGTCAACACCCGGTGCTGCGTTGCTGGTCACCGGGTTACAGGGACTAACGCTAAACCAGGCCATCGGCGTTTTTATTGTCACGAATGCGCTAATTGTTCTCTGTGGTGTGACAGGATTATTCGCCCGTCTGATGCGTATTATTCCTCACTCGCTGGCAGCGGCAATGCTGGCCGGAATTTTGTTACGCTTTGGTTTACAGGCGTTTGCCAGCCTGGATGGTCAGTTTATGTTATGCGGTAGTATGTTGCTGGCGTGGCTGGCGACAAAGGCTTTTGCGCCGCGTTATGCGGTAATTACGGCGATGATTGTTGGGATCGTGGTCGTTATCGCACAAGGTGACGTTGTCATAAAAGATATCGTTTTCAAACCAGTTCTCCCCGCTTATCTCGTCCCTGAATTTTCGTTTGCTCACAGTTTGAGCGTTGCACTCCCCCTTTTTCTGGTGACGATGGCATCGCAAAACGCACCGGGTATCGCTGCAATGAAAGCAGCTGGGTATTCGGCTCCTGTTTCGCCATTGATTGTATTTACTGGATTACTGGCGCTTCTGTTTTCTCCTTTCGGCGTCTATTCCGTAGGTATTGCGGCTATCACTGCGGCTATTTGCCAGAGCCCGGAGGCGCACCCGGACAAAGATCAGCGTTGGCTGGCTGCCGCTGCGGCTGGCGCCTTTTATTTACTGGCGGGTCTGTTTGGCAGTGCCATTACCGGGATGATGGCTGCCCTGCCTGTAAGTTGGATCCAGATGCTGGCTGGTCTGGCGCTGTTAAGTACCATCGGAGGCAGTTTGTATCAGGCTTTGCATAATGAGCGTGAGCGCGATGCTGCTGTGGTAGCTTTTCTGGTAACGGCAAGTGGGCTGACGCTGGTAGGTATTGGCTCGGCGTTTTGGGGATTAATTGCCGGTGGCGTCTGTTACGTGGTGTTGAATTTAATTGCTGACAGAAACCGTTAA